One stretch of Rhodoferax lithotrophicus DNA includes these proteins:
- a CDS encoding MinD/ParA family protein — protein sequence MNDILNPSLPESTPAKVPLKPLGKVLAVTSGKGGVGKTFVSANLAAALAKRGQKVLVLDADLGLANLDVVLNLYPKITLHDVFTGKAKLEEAIVRAPGGFSVLLAGSGMVEYSRLTPNVRDDFLRIISGLLPHYDIVLLDTGAGISDVVLFAVSLASEVLVVATPEPTSLTDAYATIKVLVGEQKRRLIRMVINQTARMGDGRAITTQLQQVLDRFVVAKPGENVRLVHMGDIPADPSVRMAVMKRQLLMQSLPGCPAALAISQLAAKLQDTLITKRS from the coding sequence ATGAACGACATCTTGAATCCATCCCTACCGGAAAGTACACCAGCCAAAGTGCCGCTTAAGCCACTTGGCAAAGTGCTGGCCGTCACCAGCGGCAAAGGCGGCGTAGGCAAAACATTTGTTTCGGCCAATCTGGCTGCTGCATTGGCCAAGCGCGGACAAAAGGTTTTGGTGCTGGATGCCGACCTTGGCTTGGCCAATCTGGATGTGGTGTTGAACCTGTACCCCAAAATCACCTTGCATGACGTATTCACCGGCAAGGCCAAACTGGAAGAAGCCATTGTGCGTGCGCCAGGTGGCTTTTCTGTGCTGTTGGCAGGCTCCGGCATGGTCGAATACTCCCGCCTGACACCCAATGTGCGTGACGACTTTTTGCGCATCATCTCAGGCCTGCTGCCGCACTATGACATTGTGTTGCTCGATACCGGTGCCGGCATTTCTGACGTGGTGTTGTTTGCGGTATCGCTGGCCTCCGAAGTGCTGGTGGTTGCCACCCCCGAGCCGACGTCCTTGACCGATGCTTATGCCACCATCAAGGTACTGGTCGGTGAGCAAAAGCGCAGACTCATCCGCATGGTGATCAATCAGACCGCCCGTATGGGTGACGGGCGCGCCATCACTACCCAACTACAACAGGTGCTGGACCGTTTTGTCGTGGCCAAGCCTGGCGAGAATGTGCGGCTGGTTCACATGGGTGATATTCCGGCTGACCCATCCGTCCGAATGGCCGTGATGAAACGCCAGCTTCTCATGCAGTCTTTACCAGGCTGCCCGGCTGCCTTGGCCATTTCACAACTGGCGGCCAAGCTCCAGGACACCCTGATCACCAAGCGCAGCTGA
- a CDS encoding rhodanese-like domain-containing protein, whose translation MKFILDNWMLILVALSAGGMLLWPMINGAGPGALTVDGAVQLINREKAVVIDICEPAEFAVGHVAGAKNIPMGQLEGKLAGAVKNKALPLILVCQSGARSSRALGIAKKLGFENVQSLSGGLGAWRTANLPIEKA comes from the coding sequence TTGAAATTTATTCTCGACAACTGGATGTTGATCCTCGTGGCCCTTTCCGCTGGCGGCATGCTGCTGTGGCCGATGATCAACGGCGCAGGTCCCGGGGCACTGACGGTGGATGGTGCGGTGCAACTCATCAACCGTGAGAAAGCGGTGGTCATCGATATTTGTGAACCCGCTGAATTTGCGGTGGGACACGTGGCGGGGGCCAAAAACATTCCCATGGGGCAACTCGAAGGCAAATTGGCTGGCGCGGTCAAAAACAAGGCCTTGCCGTTGATTCTGGTCTGTCAGTCGGGTGCACGCAGCAGCCGTGCGCTGGGTATTGCCAAAAAACTCGGCTTCGAGAACGTGCAGTCACTCTCGGGTGGTCTGGGT
- a CDS encoding GGDEF domain-containing protein, translating to MIDLKKLKLDDARALLEHGAHQLPEPDESSQAYLQAVIDKLCELSQKDPLTGLANRRFFNNVLTREIEVVARSGEPALLLMLDIDHFKAVNDTYGHQAGDTVLQAVAKTLIKCVRPMDTVARFGGEEFVIILPSCQGYYGHQVAERIRESLSAMKIPISSGVTIKITISIGGAYAPRWVRSTPELWVDRADLELYRAKSEGRDCVCIEPQPILSVSAEEKHLLFGPLSLGDPAWIENLASESSVGSSGSAMNRVN from the coding sequence ATGATTGATCTGAAAAAGCTTAAGCTGGACGATGCGCGTGCACTGCTCGAACACGGTGCCCATCAACTCCCGGAACCTGATGAGAGTTCACAGGCGTATTTACAAGCCGTCATTGACAAACTCTGTGAACTATCCCAGAAAGATCCTTTAACTGGTCTAGCAAATCGGCGCTTTTTCAACAATGTGCTGACCCGCGAGATTGAAGTTGTAGCACGCTCAGGCGAGCCCGCTCTTTTGCTGATGCTTGACATTGACCATTTCAAAGCCGTCAACGACACCTATGGTCACCAAGCGGGTGATACTGTATTGCAAGCCGTGGCCAAAACCCTGATCAAATGTGTGCGCCCCATGGACACCGTCGCGCGTTTTGGTGGTGAAGAATTCGTCATCATCCTGCCCAGTTGTCAAGGTTATTACGGCCATCAAGTGGCTGAGCGTATCCGTGAATCCCTCAGCGCCATGAAAATCCCGATTTCTTCCGGGGTAACCATCAAGATCACCATCAGTATTGGCGGCGCTTATGCACCGCGTTGGGTGCGATCAACCCCAGAACTCTGGGTGGATCGAGCAGACTTGGAGTTGTACCGTGCCAAGTCCGAAGGACGCGACTGTGTTTGCATTGAACCTCAACCCATTCTGTCGGTCAGTGCCGAAGAAAAACATTTGTTATTTGGCCCACTCTCATTGGGTGATCCCGCTTGGATCGAAAATCTGGCCAGTGAAAGTTCTGTCGGTTCATCAGGCAGTGCAATGAATAGAGTGAACTGA
- a CDS encoding BLUF domain-containing protein has translation MLVRLLYASRSVDCSPEAIESILHQSREHNPHSGVTGVLCYGGGIFLQAIEGGRMAISELYGHIQRDPRHKDVVLLHYEEISERRFAGWTMGEVNMSRINASILLKYAEKPELDPYSVSGKVSLALLEELMATASIIGRA, from the coding sequence ATGTTGGTTCGTCTGCTTTACGCAAGTCGGTCCGTGGACTGTAGTCCTGAGGCCATTGAATCCATCTTGCACCAGTCACGTGAGCACAACCCGCACTCTGGTGTGACCGGTGTACTTTGTTATGGTGGGGGCATCTTTTTGCAAGCCATCGAAGGCGGACGTATGGCCATCAGCGAGCTTTACGGCCACATTCAGCGTGACCCGCGCCACAAGGACGTGGTGTTGTTGCACTACGAGGAAATTTCAGAACGCCGCTTTGCGGGCTGGACCATGGGCGAGGTCAATATGAGCCGTATCAATGCCTCCATCTTGCTCAAGTATGCAGAAAAGCCCGAGCTGGACCCTTATTCGGTGTCAGGCAAGGTGTCTTTGGCACTGCTGGAAGAGTTGATGGCCACGGCCTCCATCATTGGCCGAGCCTGA
- a CDS encoding DUF429 domain-containing protein — protein sequence MSQTSFDPPALLLGCDFSSAPTTRKSIVLALGCFRNKRVTLSKLERFSSLSAFSSWLNQTQSWVGAFDLPFGLPRELVHTLRWPSEWQACMAHYAALSREDIRQVFAAFCAARPVGGKFAHRSTDLIAGSSPSMKWVNPPVAFMMHAGVPLLLQAGATLPGLYAPAAESSDRDTAPLKVALEAYPGLLAREVLGHRSYKADDKARQTPERLIARKDLITALEQGRTRLEMHLKLSHAQRDALADDASGDALDAVLCLMQAAWASRRHEEGAVMYGLPPDTDPLEGWIITA from the coding sequence GTGTCTCAAACTTCATTTGATCCGCCTGCACTTTTACTGGGTTGCGACTTTTCCAGTGCACCAACTACCAGAAAAAGTATCGTTTTAGCCTTGGGGTGCTTTAGAAATAAGCGTGTAACGCTCTCGAAACTAGAGCGATTCAGTTCACTTTCGGCTTTTTCAAGCTGGCTTAACCAAACCCAATCCTGGGTCGGTGCATTCGATTTGCCTTTCGGCTTGCCGCGTGAGTTGGTGCATACCCTGAGGTGGCCAAGCGAATGGCAGGCTTGTATGGCGCACTATGCAGCGCTGAGCCGGGAGGATATCCGACAAGTATTTGCAGCTTTTTGCGCAGCGCGCCCTGTAGGTGGCAAATTTGCCCATCGCTCAACGGACCTGATTGCCGGGTCGAGTCCCAGCATGAAATGGGTCAATCCGCCGGTGGCGTTCATGATGCATGCAGGTGTGCCTTTGTTGCTGCAGGCTGGGGCAACGTTGCCGGGTTTGTATGCGCCTGCTGCGGAATCCTCTGATCGTGATACGGCACCCTTGAAGGTGGCTCTGGAGGCTTACCCCGGCTTGTTGGCACGTGAGGTTCTGGGTCACCGAAGCTACAAAGCCGATGACAAAGCACGCCAAACCCCAGAGCGTCTGATTGCCCGCAAAGACCTGATCACCGCTTTGGAACAAGGGCGGACACGTCTGGAGATGCATTTAAAACTCTCGCACGCACAGCGTGATGCCTTGGCCGATGATGCCAGCGGTGATGCCCTGGATGCTGTGCTGTGTCTCATGCAAGCCGCATGGGCGAGTCGCCGCCATGAAGAAGGTGCCGTGATGTATGGCTTGCCGCCCGATACAGACCCTCTTGAGGGCTGGATCATCACGGCTTGA
- the gpmA gene encoding 2,3-diphosphoglycerate-dependent phosphoglycerate mutase, with translation MHKLVLIRHGESTWNLENRFTGWTDVDLTPTGLEQAKNAGRLLKAEGYEFDVAYTSVLKRATRTLWHVLDEMDRTWLPVVNSWRLNERHYGALQGLNKSDMAKQYGDAQVLIWRRSYDTPPPALEATDARCERNDLRYAKLQPDQVPLTECLKDTVARVMPFWNEALAPAIKLGKRVVVAAHGNSIRALVKYLDDISDDDIVGLNIPNGIPLVYELDDDLKPIRHYYLGDAEAAAKAAAAVAAQGKN, from the coding sequence ATGCACAAACTTGTACTCATTCGCCATGGCGAATCCACCTGGAACCTTGAAAACCGCTTCACCGGCTGGACCGATGTTGATCTGACACCCACCGGCCTGGAGCAAGCCAAAAATGCCGGTCGCCTGCTCAAAGCCGAAGGCTATGAGTTTGATGTGGCCTACACCAGTGTGCTCAAACGCGCCACCCGCACCCTGTGGCATGTCCTTGATGAAATGGACCGCACCTGGTTGCCGGTAGTGAACAGCTGGCGCTTGAATGAACGCCACTATGGTGCCTTACAAGGTCTGAACAAATCCGATATGGCCAAACAATACGGCGATGCGCAAGTGCTGATCTGGCGCCGCAGCTATGACACCCCACCACCGGCACTGGAAGCCACCGATGCACGTTGTGAACGCAATGACTTGCGCTACGCCAAACTGCAACCAGATCAAGTCCCCCTGACTGAATGCCTGAAAGACACCGTGGCCCGCGTCATGCCGTTCTGGAACGAAGCCCTGGCCCCAGCCATCAAGCTCGGCAAGCGGGTGGTGGTTGCAGCCCATGGCAACTCGATTCGTGCACTGGTGAAATACCTGGACGACATTTCAGACGACGACATCGTTGGTCTGAATATCCCCAATGGCATTCCCCTGGTTTACGAGCTGGATGACGACCTGAAACCGATTCGCCACTACTATCTGGGTGATGCCGAGGCGGCAGCCAAAGCTGCGGCAGCAGTAGCGGCACAAGGAAAAAACTGA
- a CDS encoding HesA/MoeB/ThiF family protein, protein MHDDDLLRYSRHILLNEIGIEGQERISAAHVLIIGAGGLGSPVALYLGSAGVGHITVVDDDTVDMTNLQRQVAHTMARVGQPKVNSIQVAIEAINPNVQVTPLQKRADAALLHELVAQADVVVDCCDNFATRHTLNAACVAHKKPLVSGAAIRFDGQITVYDSRNPLSPCYACVFPPEATFEETRCATMGVFAPLVGIIGSLQAAEALQLISGAGRPLTGRLLMLDGRSMEFTEVRVSRHANCPVCGPKA, encoded by the coding sequence ATGCATGATGATGACCTGCTGCGCTACTCGCGCCACATTCTGCTCAATGAAATTGGTATTGAAGGCCAGGAGCGCATTTCTGCAGCGCATGTACTGATCATTGGTGCCGGTGGCTTGGGCTCACCCGTAGCGCTGTATTTGGGCTCTGCCGGTGTGGGTCACATCACTGTGGTAGACGACGACACCGTGGACATGACCAACCTGCAGCGACAGGTGGCGCATACCATGGCGCGTGTCGGACAACCCAAGGTGAACTCGATCCAGGTGGCCATTGAAGCCATCAACCCGAATGTGCAAGTCACCCCTTTGCAAAAACGCGCTGATGCGGCCTTGCTCCATGAACTGGTCGCCCAGGCCGATGTGGTAGTGGACTGTTGTGACAACTTTGCCACCCGGCACACCCTCAACGCCGCCTGCGTGGCGCACAAAAAACCCTTGGTTTCCGGGGCGGCCATTCGCTTTGACGGTCAGATCACGGTGTATGACTCACGCAACCCGCTGTCACCCTGCTATGCCTGCGTGTTCCCACCAGAGGCCACATTTGAAGAAACCCGCTGCGCCACCATGGGTGTCTTTGCTCCTCTCGTAGGCATTATCGGCAGCCTGCAAGCCGCAGAAGCCCTTCAACTGATCAGCGGTGCGGGTCGGCCACTGACCGGCCGTTTGCTGATGCTAGATGGCCGCAGCATGGAGTTCACCGAGGTACGTGTGAGCCGCCATGCCAATTGCCCGGTTTGTGGCCCTAAGGCTTGA
- a CDS encoding S41 family peptidase: MGHKLKVAGWVSVGVFAGALTTVSLQTVARGALAPLPLEEIQQLAAVFGMIKTNYVEPVDEKKLITDAIAGMVAGLDPHSVYLDKKALKDFNEGTTGKFVGVGIEISQEDGLIKVVSPIEDSPAYRAGLKPNDLIVKIDDTPVKGMALNEGVKRMRGEPNTKVNLSIFRKDENRTFPVTIIREEIKTQSVKAKVIEPGYGWVRISQFQERTVADFARKVEDIYKQDPKLKGLVLDLRNDPGGYLDAAVAISAAFLPANVTVVSANGQLPESKFTYKASPRYYQRQNGQDPLKHLEEVTHGAIKTVPLVVLVNEGSASASEIVAGALQDHKRAQLLGNQTFGKGSVQTAVCLDSAFRMDNCPTAALKITTSRYYTPSGKSIQAKGIVPDVMVDETAEGNLFAALRTREADLEKHLNNGQGDEVKDATREKAREEARIKLEEEMKKPPSERKLPEFGTVNDFPLMQALNQLKGQPVMVSKTLVERPEEKKEN, from the coding sequence ATGGGTCATAAATTGAAAGTCGCTGGCTGGGTCTCGGTCGGCGTGTTTGCCGGGGCCTTGACCACGGTGTCACTGCAAACCGTGGCACGTGGTGCGCTGGCTCCTTTGCCATTGGAGGAGATCCAGCAACTGGCGGCTGTTTTTGGCATGATCAAAACCAACTATGTCGAGCCCGTGGACGAGAAAAAACTGATCACCGATGCCATCGCTGGCATGGTGGCTGGGCTTGACCCGCACTCGGTCTACCTGGACAAAAAAGCGCTGAAAGACTTCAACGAAGGAACCACAGGCAAATTTGTCGGTGTTGGCATTGAAATTTCTCAAGAAGACGGCTTGATCAAGGTGGTATCCCCCATTGAAGACTCCCCCGCTTACCGAGCTGGACTCAAGCCCAATGACCTGATCGTGAAAATTGATGACACCCCCGTGAAAGGTATGGCGCTGAATGAAGGCGTGAAACGCATGCGGGGCGAGCCCAACACCAAAGTGAACCTGAGCATCTTCCGCAAAGATGAAAACCGCACCTTCCCGGTCACCATCATCCGGGAAGAAATCAAAACACAAAGCGTGAAGGCCAAAGTGATCGAGCCAGGTTATGGCTGGGTGCGCATCAGCCAATTCCAGGAACGCACCGTGGCTGACTTTGCCCGCAAAGTTGAAGACATTTACAAACAAGACCCCAAGCTGAAAGGTCTTGTGCTGGATTTACGGAATGACCCGGGTGGCTACCTGGACGCGGCAGTAGCAATCTCTGCCGCCTTTTTGCCAGCCAACGTGACGGTGGTCTCTGCCAATGGCCAATTGCCGGAGAGCAAGTTCACCTACAAAGCCTCACCACGTTATTACCAGCGCCAGAATGGACAAGATCCGCTCAAGCACCTGGAAGAGGTCACCCATGGTGCGATCAAAACTGTCCCGTTGGTGGTGCTGGTCAATGAAGGCTCAGCGTCTGCCAGCGAGATTGTGGCGGGTGCCTTGCAAGACCACAAACGCGCCCAATTGTTGGGCAACCAGACTTTTGGCAAGGGTTCGGTGCAAACGGCCGTTTGCCTGGATTCAGCGTTCCGCATGGACAACTGCCCCACAGCGGCCCTCAAGATCACCACCAGCCGCTACTACACCCCCAGCGGCAAGTCGATCCAGGCCAAAGGCATCGTGCCGGACGTGATGGTTGATGAAACTGCCGAAGGCAACCTGTTTGCGGCGTTACGCACCCGCGAGGCAGACCTGGAAAAACACCTCAACAATGGTCAGGGTGACGAGGTCAAAGACGCTACCCGTGAAAAAGCGCGTGAAGAGGCTCGTATCAAGCTTGAGGAAGAAATGAAAAAACCGCCCTCGGAGCGCAAGTTGCCAGAATTTGGCACGGTCAATGACTTTCCGCTGATGCAAGCGTTGAATCAGCTCAAAGGCCAACCCGTCATGGTCAGCAAAACACTGGTGGAACGGCCAGAAGAAAAGAAAGAAAACTGA
- the folE gene encoding GTP cyclohydrolase I, which produces MNPIEQDEGTPVSVKIRERIEAARKRFHANDNIADFIQPGELESLLDEVEEKMKGVLSSLVIDTEHDHNTDNTARRVAKMYLKEVFQGRYVKSPEITEFPNAEHLNELMIVGPITVRSACSHHFCPIMGKIWIGVLPNEHTNVIGLSKYARLAEWVMGRPQIQEEAVVQLADLIQQKTQPDGLAIVMEATHFCMGWRGVKDVDSKMINSVMRGSFLKDANLRREFLSLIPRKG; this is translated from the coding sequence ATGAACCCCATAGAACAAGACGAAGGCACACCGGTATCGGTCAAAATCCGTGAACGTATTGAAGCCGCACGCAAACGCTTCCATGCCAATGACAATATTGCAGACTTTATTCAACCAGGCGAGCTTGAGAGTCTGCTGGATGAAGTTGAAGAAAAAATGAAGGGCGTACTCAGTAGTTTGGTGATTGATACGGAGCATGACCACAACACGGACAACACCGCACGGCGGGTGGCCAAGATGTACCTCAAAGAGGTTTTTCAGGGGCGTTATGTGAAGTCGCCCGAGATCACTGAATTCCCCAATGCAGAGCACCTGAATGAACTGATGATCGTCGGCCCGATCACGGTGCGCAGTGCTTGCAGCCACCATTTTTGCCCGATCATGGGAAAAATATGGATTGGGGTTTTGCCCAATGAACACACCAATGTGATTGGTTTGTCCAAGTACGCACGTCTGGCCGAGTGGGTCATGGGCCGCCCGCAGATTCAGGAAGAGGCGGTGGTGCAACTGGCTGACTTGATCCAGCAAAAAACCCAACCCGATGGTTTGGCCATCGTTATGGAGGCGACCCACTTTTGTATGGGATGGCGTGGTGTCAAGGATGTCGACAGCAAGATGATCAATTCTGTGATGCGCGGCAGTTTCCTGAAAGATGCCAACTTGCGCCGTGAATTTTTGTCACTCATTCCCCGGAAAGGTTAA
- a CDS encoding thermonuclease family protein: MFWGQVTHVSDGDTLWVLPSGEQLPRKLRLQGLDAPEICQAGGTAAREALVQLVGNKDVQVSVKYHDSYGRGLARVRVNSQDVGSLMVQSGHAWSSRWHRSLGPYSKEEAQARAAQKGIFANLSAELPRDFRQRNGSCYQPQPNGSYSLKP; the protein is encoded by the coding sequence GTGTTTTGGGGCCAGGTGACCCATGTGTCCGATGGCGACACCTTATGGGTTCTACCATCGGGTGAACAGTTACCACGCAAACTGCGCTTGCAAGGGCTGGATGCCCCCGAAATTTGCCAGGCTGGCGGTACTGCGGCACGTGAGGCGCTGGTTCAGTTGGTGGGTAACAAAGATGTACAAGTGAGCGTCAAATACCATGACAGCTATGGCCGTGGACTGGCTCGGGTACGTGTCAATTCGCAGGATGTGGGTAGCCTCATGGTGCAATCCGGCCATGCTTGGTCAAGCCGCTGGCACCGCAGTCTGGGGCCTTATTCAAAAGAGGAGGCCCAAGCCAGAGCGGCGCAAAAAGGGATTTTTGCCAATCTGTCGGCCGAACTCCCCAGGGATTTCCGCCAACGCAACGGGAGTTGCTACCAGCCCCAGCCCAATGGCTCGTACAGCCTCAAGCCTTAG